In Chryseobacterium salivictor, the DNA window TCATCAACATCACATTATCTACCAAACCAATCGCGGTAAGAATAGAGTCGAGCGAGAAAACCATGTCGATTAAAATAATCTGAATAATCACCATGGTCATCAGGGAAGAACCTGCAGATTTTGGTTTGTGATTTTCATCGTGAAGCTGCATTTTCCCATGGATTTCAAAGGTGCTTTTTCCAATCAGGAAAATCCCTCCGAGCAATAGGATTAAATCTTTCCAACTTAGTGCCAATGCGATATCAGTTCCCGGTTCTTCTAAAAACGGTAACGTTAAGATCGGTTCTTTCAAACCGATGATCCAGTTGATCATTAATAATAATCCTACCCGGAACACCATCGCAAATGTCAACCCGATATTTCTGGCAAATTTTTGTCTGGCTTTAGGTAATTTATCAGAAATGATAGAAATAAAGATAATATTATCAACCCCGAGAATAATCTCTAGAAAAGTAAGGGTTAATAAACTGATCCAGATTTGCGGTTGACTAAAATCTGGAAATTCGAGCACTGACAGTAACATCATAAATTAAATTTTGGTCGGTAAAAATAAAGCATTTCTGAATTTATCTAATATTAATTTTTGTTTACATTAAAATTTCAAAATGGCTCCTGATAAATTGAATCATTTTTGAGCTTGCTTTCTCTAAATCTTCCGGCAGCTTATTTTCTGTCCAGGGTTCTTTGGCGCCGAAAGTATGGTTCGCATTTTCTAAAAGTACAAGTTCTGAAGTTTTACACCATTCATTCAGCAGAAATGCTTCTTTGTCTTTCACAGCCTCATCATCGGTTCCCTGAATAATAAGGAAGGGTTTTTCTAAATGTTGCGCAGCATATTGAATATCAAATCTTCTTTCATTTTTCTCAAAATCCTCAAAAAACTGAAAATAATGCGGCATTTGCTGATGCGTTCTTTTGTTTTCGGAGTACATCACTCCCTCTCTTTTCCAGTCTTCAAAACGTTCTTTCGTCGGGAACCGGTATTTAAAATTGCTGACACCGGCTAAAGTGATCAGGATTTTTATGCGTTCATCTTCAAATGTTTTAATAACGGTAATTCCGCCACCACGACTGTGACCGATGATGCAGATTTTTTCATTATCGATTTTCAGATGGTTATAAAAATGATTCAAAACCTCATCAAAGTCTGACATTTCTTTAGAAAAGTTATTATGTCCGAAAGCTTCTAAATCTGCAAAGTCTTTGGGCTGCGCGATTGTTGTTCCATTGTGCGAAAAATTAAATTTAACAAAGAAAAAACCTGCTTCCGCCAATTTCTTGGCCATCAAATCCCAGGCACCCCAATCTTTATATCCTTTGTAACCGTGGGCGAAAATAATGAGCGGTAATTTCTCAGCATCTTCCGGGTAATAGGCGTCCGCTAAAAAATCATGGGTCTCAGCGTTTTTGATGATGATATTTTTTTCGATATTGAGTTTCATTTGAATATGTTTTATGTTCTTTAAAGTTACGGATTAAAAACAAAAATCCTTTTACCTGATTAGAGTGAAAGGACTTCAAATTCAATAACAAAACTAAATTTTGATGTTAATTATAAATATTTAATAGACCTGAACCATCTGGTTGGTGGAATTACGGGAGACTTTTTCTATAATATCCGCGAAATTGGTTTCATTGGGACGCGGCATATTTGCATTGAAAATTTTACCGTCAGGATCCACCACCATAAATCTGGGAATACCTTCTACACCAAGCTGTTGTAAAGCTTTTGCATCAGATAGCCACCATTGTTTCACATTAGACCGTGTGTTCTTTAAGTCCAGTTTCCATTTATTTTGGTCCTGGTCTAAACTTATGGCCAGAAAAACTAGGTTATTATTATATTTATTTTTTTTGGCTTGATAGGCAAAAACGGGAGAAGTTT includes these proteins:
- a CDS encoding TerC family protein — translated: MMLLSVLEFPDFSQPQIWISLLTLTFLEIILGVDNIIFISIISDKLPKARQKFARNIGLTFAMVFRVGLLLMINWIIGLKEPILTLPFLEEPGTDIALALSWKDLILLLGGIFLIGKSTFEIHGKMQLHDENHKPKSAGSSLMTMVIIQIILIDMVFSLDSILTAIGLVDNVMLMIIAVVISIGIMMAFAGPISAVINKYPSLQMLALAFLVVIGVMLVAEGIHQHVSKNIIYSCLAFSLLVEVLNIKLRNNQNRKALKLNPDLNKDLSIKDEND
- a CDS encoding alpha/beta hydrolase family protein; the encoded protein is MKLNIEKNIIIKNAETHDFLADAYYPEDAEKLPLIIFAHGYKGYKDWGAWDLMAKKLAEAGFFFVKFNFSHNGTTIAQPKDFADLEAFGHNNFSKEMSDFDEVLNHFYNHLKIDNEKICIIGHSRGGGITVIKTFEDERIKILITLAGVSNFKYRFPTKERFEDWKREGVMYSENKRTHQQMPHYFQFFEDFEKNERRFDIQYAAQHLEKPFLIIQGTDDEAVKDKEAFLLNEWCKTSELVLLENANHTFGAKEPWTENKLPEDLEKASSKMIQFIRSHFEILM